AGAGAGGACGTTGCGGTTTGGTTCTGAAAAGACCGAGTTTGTTCACGGTGATTTTTTACAAGCTATTGATATTAATTCAAACCAAGGAAGTTTAGATTTTTTTCAGGAAACCGAAAAATCGGTAAACGGATGCTTCGACATAGTAATTGCAAATCCGCCTTATGTCCGAACACAAATACTTGGAACGGAACAGGCACAGGCACTTGCTCGAAAGTTTAATTTGAAGGGAAGGGTTGATTTATACTATCCCTTCCTGATTGCAATGACCGAAAGCCTGAAAGATGGCGGAATACTTGGAGTGATTACTTCTAACAGATACTTATCAACCAAAAGTGGGGAAAGTATCCGTAAATTCCTGTCTGAAAATTATGAGATTTTGGAATTGATTGATTTAGGAGATACAAAGCTGTTTGATGCGGCAGTATTGCCTGCAATATTCATCGGACGGAAACACAAGCAAAAAAGTCCTTCTTCTGCAAAGTTCATTAAAGTATATGAGGACCTAAACGGTTATAAAGGCGACTTGATTCTGGCAGAATCCATATATGATGTACTTTCTGCCAATCTATCGGGCTACTTTACTACAGGAAGTAAACGTTATAAAAAATCTTCGGGTGCATTAAAATACAAAATTGCTTCCGGTGCTTGTTGGGAAATGTTATCAATTAATGAATCGGATTGGGTTTCAAAAATTGATAACGCTGCGAAAAATCGTGTAGAGGATTTTTTTAAGGTAAAAGTAGGTATCAAATCAACTGCCGATAAAGTATTCATCAGTGATAAATGGGAAGAACTCAAAGCTGATAAGCCTGAAGATGAACTACTGAAAGATTTAATCTCACAAGAAAATGTAGAACCGTGGAATGCTACGGATAATTTTAAATTGAAAGTGCTTTATCCGCACGTTTCTGTTAATGGAGAAAAGCAAACCGTTGATATTGAAAAATACCCTAAGGCGAAAAATTATTTCTTGCAACACGAAGAAAAATTAAAGGCAAGAAAATATCTTATTGAAGCGGGGAGACAATGGTTTGAATTGTGGGTTCCTCACCGTCCTGACCAATGGAAATATCCAAAGCTTGTTTTCCCTGATATAAGTTTAAAACCCCGATTTTATTTTGATAAAGGTGGAAAAATAGTAAATGGTAATTGTTATTGGATTGTAGCAACAAAAGAAGAAGATGTTGAAAAATTACTCTTGATTCAGGGAATTTCCAACTCAAAATTAATGACCAAATATCACGATTTGGTGTTCAATAATAAATTGTATTCCGGTAGAAGAAGGTATTTTACTCAATATGTAGAAAGGTATCCATTACCCGATTTCAATTCGTACACAGCTAAAGAAATCATCTCAATTGTTGAAAAATTAAATCAATCGGACAACAAGAAGGAAATTTCAGAATTGGAAAATCTGCTGGAAATTAAAGTTGCCGAATCCTTTGGTGTTGCACCTGTTTTTAATCTGGATTGAAAACGGCTTTTCCATAATACTTCTCAAAGAAAATCATTGGAATAGCTCTCTGACACTTGTAGCTTTCGGCACTAACGTAAGAAAATAATTCTCCCAACGTTTCACCAGGAGAAAGTATAATGCCTTCTATTATTTCTGTCAGGGGATTGGTTAATGCTATCAAATACCTTACGTCAAAGGTTGTCAAGCCTGAATCTTCGATAACAATTTCTTCTTTTTCGGGTGAAAACTTTCCTAAATCTACTGTCGGGCTGTCTTGTACCTTTACTTCTAACAATTGGTTTCTTATGTCAGGAAACGCACCATATAACAAATCAAATTCCTTTATCTTATAGCCCAGCAGTTCAAGGACTTTCTTTTCCAAAGCTTGCCCTCTGTTTTTAGTTGATGCCGCATCCAGCTTAAAGCCAATTAGTTTTTCAGCGACCATCTTTTTCAATAATGCAATGGAAAATAAATGCTTAATATCCGGTTCTTCGACCATACCTGATTTTGGCGGAAGGTAATCATGTTGAATGTAATAGGAAAGCTTTTTAGAATCGGGAAAGGAGAGGATTTTGTCTTCACTTTCATAAATATCCTTTCGAACCTTTCTGGAAATTAAGAGCTGATGTTTGATAGTTGGCTTTCCAAATTTTCCAAACTTTTGTTCAATGTAGTCCGGTGTAAGAATGATAACAGAAGCAATCGTATTTTTTGTAGTGTCAATTCTGACAAAAACAAATCTCACATCTGTACATTTAAGGCTTTCACCGGATTCGTATTTGATTAACAATGTTTCTGCTGCCGGAACTCTGTTCCAAACCTGTAAATTATATGATATGCCGCTGGTTACAATATACGTGTCAATAAACTCTCTTGCAATTTTAGGTACACCTTTTCCTTTTGGAGGAACAATTTCAAACTGTCCTGTTTCTGCTAATTCAGGTAAAGGGTGCTTTTCCAATACAGAAGCTATCAGTTTGCGTATATTTGAACCGTCTGTTCGTGTTTTTCCTATTAATATAAATGGTTTTCCAACTAATTCTGAAAAGTATTGCGATAATGTTTCGGAAGGAGTAAGTGTATTAACTAACTTAGGAGGAGTTTTGAAATCTTTATTCATTCTTCAATATTTAGTAAAACGG
The window above is part of the Bacteroidales bacterium genome. Proteins encoded here:
- a CDS encoding N-6 DNA methylase, producing MATKEQIKNAGATFTPKELSVFLAERIASYVNPTYQNVLDPACGEGELLVAMGDTFSDSAIDFSLTGYDANAQYLSFAKERTLRFGSEKTEFVHGDFLQAIDINSNQGSLDFFQETEKSVNGCFDIVIANPPYVRTQILGTEQAQALARKFNLKGRVDLYYPFLIAMTESLKDGGILGVITSNRYLSTKSGESIRKFLSENYEILELIDLGDTKLFDAAVLPAIFIGRKHKQKSPSSAKFIKVYEDLNGYKGDLILAESIYDVLSANLSGYFTTGSKRYKKSSGALKYKIASGACWEMLSINESDWVSKIDNAAKNRVEDFFKVKVGIKSTADKVFISDKWEELKADKPEDELLKDLISQENVEPWNATDNFKLKVLYPHVSVNGEKQTVDIEKYPKAKNYFLQHEEKLKARKYLIEAGRQWFELWVPHRPDQWKYPKLVFPDISLKPRFYFDKGGKIVNGNCYWIVATKEEDVEKLLLIQGISNSKLMTKYHDLVFNNKLYSGRRRYFTQYVERYPLPDFNSYTAKEIISIVEKLNQSDNKKEISELENLLEIKVAESFGVAPVFNLD